DNA sequence from the Cercospora beticola chromosome 8, complete sequence genome:
AACGCAAAGTAATGGAAGAATCGAGATTGCCATATCGCATCGCTTTCTTTGCTTGCCGCGTGGGCGCCGCCGAGAAGGGTTTTCCAAAATGCAGTCATAGTTCGTTCGCCGGTGGGTTTGTAGGTGGTGCCCAGGTCATCGAGCAATGCGAACATCATTCCAAAGCGCTCTTGTGCAGCTGTCATCGAGGTAACCATCTTGGATGCCGGTACCGAGTTGTACGCCATTTCCTCAACGCTATTCCAATTAATCCAGCTCCAAATTGACTCTCCAATCTTGTCCACGCTGTCCCATTTCGCACCTTTCAGGCGGACTGTCTTGCCCTCGATAGTGTAGTCATTTGCTGCGGAATGAAATGGCGCAGAGAATTGCGAGCATCGACAAATTCGCAATGCTCTTGGCCGTAGCTCTGTACTGAGATCGGGGACCCAAGATCGCAAGCCTTCAACGTTCGAATACGCGCCGCCCACCAGTGAAAGTCCATCTATGCCTATCTCGGGCCACAATCGTTCGGCCGCGAATGCGTAGTAGATTTCCGAGGTCGGCGACGAGTATGACACTGACTCCGGTGCGCCGCCACGCAAGAGCGCGGCCCCTGCAAAGACTTTGTCTTTGGGCACTGTGGCAGCCCTTGTCCTAGCCCTGATGAGATACTGCTCGGCCGTATCGCGTTTGCCGTTCTGGAAATGAACACGCTCTTCGAATAGACCCACCCTCTGCTCGATGACGCTCTTCAAGTGTTCGAATGCTTGATTCCAGCCAGCATGAACTGCGAGAGTATTTGTTTCAAAGAATGTTATACATTGGCCAGCGGCCCGCACGAGCATTGCAGGGCTCACTTCTCGATTCCCCATCATGATGCGAAATTGCTTCGAGAGAAGGAATTCTTGCAGTGTCCAAATCCTCTTGAACCACTCTTTTTGGAAAACGCGCATTGTTGCCATCCAGCGAGCATTCTGCAACGAAGAGCCCGAGATGAAAGCTAGGAGCTCGAAAGAGGTGTTGATCTTGTTCAGCAGCGAGGCTGAGGCAGCGGGGACCGACGATCGCGTTTTCTCTGCTGTGGCGTGAGCAGTGGGATCGTCGGTCAGCGTTTCCATAAAATCGAGTGCAAAGCTCCTCGTCCGATTCAGCGCTCCGAGCCATATGACCACGGCAGAAGCAGACGTGTAAATCTGGGTCATGATTTTGAGTTGGGAGATTTTCTCTGCAGCATCTTGCTGATTGATGCAGATCTGGTCAGCCCAGATGGGCAACTCCAGGTTCATGCCTCGGAATTCCAATAGTGCTTGATATAAATTCATGGTAATGTGCACTGATGGTGAGCGGTCAGCGACATCTCCGACAGCCATCGGTTGAGTAAATCAAAGATGAGCTCACAGGTCTTTTCATTGCACAGGATGGGCCGCTCTTCATGCTTCTGGTCGTCGACATATGCTAGCTTTGTCAGGCTGTACGTGGGGTTGAGGTTCCACGAGTACGAAAGCGCTTCATATATTGGCCGATCATCGAGATTGGCCTCGAACAAGTCGACCGCGAGTACGTCGGCGAGGGAGGCAGGGCGTATGCGCAGTAATCGAAAGCATCTTTGTCCACTGAGAGGGTTGTATGGAAACGCTTCGGAGAACTTGATCTGGAGAAGTATGCGATCAGAGACCCTCTCGCCCTGCAATATCGTAACCTTAGCTCACGTTGCGCTCGGCGCGCCCCAGCAGATAGTCCCTGCCGCCGATACTCAGTGTCTTCGCGCTGATCCGGTTGAACTTGTTCTTCAGCAGATCCGATGTCAACATCTTCGTTCGCAGCGCAGACCCCCACCGAGCCCGAAGTCGCATCCATCGGGCGTCCACAGCTGAATATGTAGTAGCCACCCCGCTGCCCCACCAGCAGCTGCATGGTGAATCCTGCCGTCTCTGAGACGTAAACTTTCCGTCGAAGCTTGATCAGCGTGTGCTCTGGGCGCTTGAAGCGACGAGGACGTAAGCATAGAACGCTAGCAAAAATAGttgtcctgctgctgcttgcgagAGTGGGGCTGAGTCTGGTGGCAGTGCTGTTGGGTATTTCGCGAAGTGATGAGGTGGAAGGTTCTTTGACTTGGAGCAAGGATTTTGAGGTCCTTTCATTTTGATATGATGAGCTTGCGCGATTGGAGGCTATCATTGCAGCAGGGCTTGAATTGCTCGGTCGTTGTTGGGATGATCATGATGGAGGATTCAGGATTGTGGACGAGTATGATTGAATGTATGTCTTTTGGATGAGATGAAAGTGCGTTCTGAGCGGTCTGTTTTTATGCGACGTATTATTTATGGTGTGTAGTGGAGTGGGAGAGTGACAGAGATTGTAATGAATATTGGGTTTACCGAGAGTTTTTCTATGTTTCCTATCCCATCTATGCTTCCGTTCATGTTCGTGAATGTTCGGCCTTGGCAACGTCTGTCATTGCGAGTGATGCTGTATGTGCTCCATGTCATGTAGCTATGCGTGGTATGCGTAAGTCTGTAGTGTTCGTAGAACATAGCTGGAACCAATCGGACTATGCCGCTGTTTCCTATGTTCCCAATCATGATCGGGTGTTCTATGTCACGAAGGGAGGGAGCCTTCTCGAAGGCGCGGACTCAACTGCCGCTTCTAAACTGAATCTGGCCATGACTGACGCCAACTTGCATGCCTCTGTCGTTCGTACCGAACGTGATGGTGGTCGTAGTGCCGCTCTTTTGGGCATTTCGTTCAACTTCAGCAGGGTCTGATCGTGAGAGCAGCTCCCGTAAGAGTGGTTGTGATAATTTGAGTGCTTCCAGGAGATCTTCTAAACTTGTTGCAATTGCATCCCGGTCGTACTCGGTGGCGTCCTCGTTACTGGTAGTGGATTCGGGTGTTGAACGGAGTTGTACTTCTTCCAGTTTGCGCTGGACTACTGCGACTTCTGTTTGAGTGCGGTCGCTAGCGGCTGTTACGAGGTCTCTGATTTCGTTGTTCGTTTGGGAATTGCGAATTGAGGAGTATCTAGCACACATCGTGTCAGTATGGTCTTTCTCGCTGTTTGAGTCTGGACATACAAGGTAGCAACGCCAACGACCGATTGCAGACTGAGTCTATGAGTTCGGAGCCTGTCGAAATATGCTTGGAGCTGCTGATCGCGAAAGAATCCAACTTTCACTCGGTCAATCCAGGAAAGTTTGCCACTTGCAGGCCGCTTGGTCCAACGTAGGATGTCACTACGAATTGTGCTGCAAGCCTCCTCACAACTTTGGATGGTCGCCTTTGATTGATCGCCAATGTTCATTCCTAGGGATGACCACACTGGTGCTCCGATGCCTTTGAGCAAGCTGAGGTATTTGCTGATCGATTTAGCTTCCCCTGTCAACTGTGCAACAGTTTCCGGCGCATTTGTGATCTTCTCAAGATCGTCCAGAAGAAGTCGTGCACCATGTAAGGTGGGGACCACCAGGCTGACGACCGCGGCTGAAACACTCAGAGGGTCTGCCATGTCGACAGTGTTTGGAAATACTGCAACAGAGTCAGCACAAACATTCAGAGGAGGAACGTGAGAAGGAGCATCTGCAAAAATGCTGTCTACGATGCACTGCGATCATGCTGTCGCTCAGCCTCAAGCCACAGTTACACAACATTGATCATGCTGCGTCCACACCGTGTCATGTTCCGCGCTCTGCTTCTGGCAGTGGATGTGGCATCTCTGGACCAGTACACGACCATGACATCTGTAGAAGCGTCTTTTGCTTTCGGTGATGCGAACAGTGGGCTCCAGGTGGGCCAGAGCTTCGCTTCAATCTCGGCCGAGTTTCACCTTCCCCCTGGTCAGCGGCGTGCACTTCACCTCACGGCACGCGCAGAAACTGACACCGTCTGGCATTGTAGAACGAGCAGAAACTCCGCCGCTCCCATGCTCCACTGTCCCTCTCCTCCGCGATCCGAATTATGTATCACGATTGGCACTCCTGAATGATGTCGACTCAAGGGCCTCAGTACCAAGAGCACGAGTAGCAGTGGTCGGACTTGGAGGAACAGGGTGGGCAGGCCAGTGTCTACCACACGCAAGGAAAGCTGACACGTTGCAGAAAGACGCAGCTTGCAGTCGAGTACGCGGACTCAGTACATACGCGATCGCCGTCCACATGGATAATATGGATATCTGCCCACAACGCGGCGCGCGTGCAGCAGAGTGTGAAAGATGTTGCAGACCGACTAAAGATTCGCGGGCGAAATGACTCGAAAGAAGATTTGCTAGAACTGCTCAAACGATGGCTCGGGGATAAGAGCAAAGGAAAGTGGCTTGCAATACTGGACAATTTCGACGATGTTGACGTTTTCGCATCTTCTCACAATGACACAGTGGACCGACGCCGGTTGAGTGACTACTTTCCGGTGTGCGATCATGGCTCAGTGGTGATCACAACAAGATCAAAGACAGTTGCGCATCAGCTGGTCTACGAGCAGTCCATCATTGTTGTAGAACCAATGGATGCTCAGCACGCGAGTGTGCTCCTAGAAAAGAAATTGGGATCGCACGGGCGAGATGGGTACGACCGACTGGCCGCTGCTTTGGACTACTTGCCCCTAGCCATGTCGCAGGCGTCAGCATACATCCGCGAGAGAGGAGAACGCAGCTCGCTCCAGCATTATCTGCATCAGATCGAGAAGAACCATCAATCACGGATAAAACTCCTGCCACGCGGCGAAAAGCTGCCGAATTGCGACTGGGAGGCGATCAAATCGGTCATCACGACTTGGCAGATCTCGTTCGAATACATATCTCAATAGAGGAGTTCGGCAGCCGAACTGTTATCACTGATGAGCTTATGTGATTGACAAGCGATTCCAGAGTGCCTTCTTCGTGCTGTCGAGCCGGATGGAGGGCCGACCGACGACAAAGATGATAGCAATGGCACGAGTGAGCTTGATAACCGCTTT
Encoded proteins:
- a CDS encoding uncharacterized protein (antiSMASH:Cluster_3); translation: MADPLSVSAAVVSLVVPTLHGARLLLDDLEKITNAPETVAQLTGEAKSISKYLSLLKGIGAPVWSSLGMNIGDQSKATIQSCEEACSTIRSDILRWTKRPASGKLSWIDRVKVGFFRDQQLQAYFDRLRTHRLSLQSVVGVATLYSSIRNSQTNNEIRDLVTAASDRTQTEVAVVQRKLEEVQLRSTPESTTSNEDATEYDRDAIATSLEDLLEALKLSQPLLRELLSRSDPAEVERNAQKSGTTTTITFGTNDRGMQVGVSHGQIQFRSGS
- a CDS encoding uncharacterized protein (antiSMASH:Cluster_3), whose amino-acid sequence is MLTSDLLKNKFNRISAKTLSIGGRDYLLGRAERNIKFSEAFPYNPLSGQRCFRLLRIRPASLADVLAVDLFEANLDDRPIYEALSYSWNLNPTYSLTKLAYVDDQKHEERPILCNEKTLHITMNLYQALLEFRGMNLELPIWADQICINQQDAAEKISQLKIMTQIYTSASAVVIWLGALNRTRSFALDFMETLTDDPTAHATAEKTRSSVPAASASLLNKINTSFELLAFISGSSLQNARWMATMRVFQKEWFKRIWTLQEFLLSKQFRIMMGNREVSPAMLVRAAGQCITFFETNTLAVHAGWNQAFEHLKSVIEQRVGLFEERVHFQNGKRDTAEQYLIRARTRAATVPKDKVFAGAALLRGGAPESVSYSSPTSEIYYAFAAERLWPEIGIDGLSLVGGAYSNVEGLRSWVPDLSTELRPRALRICRCSQFSAPFHSAANDYTIEGKTVRLKGAKWDSVDKIGESIWSWINWNSVEEMAYNSVPASKMVTSMTAAQERFGMMFALLDDLGTTYKPTGERTMTAFWKTLLGGAHAASKESDAIWQSRFFHYFAFIYLMMKSYLAWKRDSSSSAQKPWIVSQIQDLPHMEERVTHFLDVNDANDVLLEVEDVQYMSLKRIISSLSQSIWGADNAKDANVWNEVFGAVGRSDDIYEPISVFGDLFKIVYEGRRIFTSTNGFLGISSEGAQAGDLVYLIAGADVPFLIRPVAGAEATFTIIGEAYVHGLMGGDAIKETELVFESLQIV
- a CDS encoding uncharacterized protein (antiSMASH:Cluster_3), with the translated sequence MLRPHRVMFRALLLAVDVASLDQYTTMTSVEASFAFGDANSGLQVGQSFASISAEFHLPPERAETPPLPCSTVPLLRDPNYVSRLALLNDVDSRASVPRARVAVVGLGGTGKTQLAVEYADSVHTRSPSTWIIWISAHNAARVQQSVKDVADRLKIRGRNDSKEDLLELLKRWLGDKSKGKWLAILDNFDDVDVFASSHNDTVDRRRLSDYFPVCDHGSVVITTRSKTVAHQLVYEQSIIVVEPMDAQHASVLLEKKLGSHGRDGYDRLAAALDYLPLAMSQASAYIRERGERSSLQHYLHQIEKNHQSRIKLLPRGEKLPNCDWEAIKSVITTWQISFEYISQ